TCCGCCCGGGCACACGACCCAAGCGGAGGTTTTCTTCGGCAGATATTGCTTCCCTACAACACAAACAGGCGAATACGCCTCTTAGATGTCGTAGTAGAGGGAGAATTCGTGCGGATGCGGCCGCAGGCGAATCGCATCCACCTCGTTTATCCGCTTGTAGGCGATCCAGTTCGCGATGACATCCTCGGTGAAGACATCGCCCTTGAGGAGGAAATCGTGATTCCGCTCCAGGTTGTCGAGCGCCTGGGCGAGGTCGGCGGGCGTTTGGGGCACCTTGGCCTTTTCCCCGGGCTCGAGATCGTAGAGGTTCTTGTCGATGGGCTCGGGCGGGAGAATCTTGTTCTGGATGCCATCGAGGCCCGCCATGAGCATCGCGGAAAACGCGAGGTAGGGGTTGCAGGTCGCATCCGGGCAGCGCAGCTCCACGCGCTTGGACTTTTCCGCGTGCGAGTACATCGGGATGCGGATGCAGGCGCTGCGGTTGCGGGAGCTGTACATCAGGTTGATCGGGGCCTCGTAGCCCGGCACCAGCCGGCGGTAGCTGTTCGTCGTGGGATTGGTGAGGCCCAGCAGCGCGGGCGCGTGGTGGAGCAGCCCGCCGATGTAGTAGAGCGCCATCTGGCTGAGGTCGCCGTAGGTGCCCGACTGGAACATCAGGTTCTTTCCCTTCTTCCAGATGCTCTGGTGGGTGTGCATGCCGGAGCCGTTGTCCATGAAGAGGGGCTTGGGCATGAAGGTGGCGGTCTTTCCGTGGCGGCGGGCGACGTTTCTCACCACGTACTTATACTTCAACAGCTTGTCCGCCGTTTTCAGGAGCGTGTCGAACCGGATGTCGATTTCGCACTGCCCGGCGGTGGCGACTTCGTGGTGATGCACTTCGGAAACGATGCCGATATCCCTCATCGTTAACATCATCTCGGAGCGCATGTCCTGCAGGGTGTCGGAGGGCGGCACCGGGAAGTAGCCCTCCTTGTAGCGGAGCTTGTAGCCCAGGTTCGGCTCTTCGTCCCGGCCGGTGTTCCAGGCGGCCTCGACGGAGTCCACTTCGTAGAAAGCGTGATTCTGGGCGGTCGCGTAGCGGACATCGTCAAACACGAAGAATTCCGCCTCGGGACCAAAATAGGCGACATCCCCGATGCCGGTGCTGATGAGATACTGCTCGGCCTTCAGGGCGGTGTAGCGCGGGTCACGGTCGTAGAATCCCAGGGTCACCGGGTCTTTGATGTCGCAGATGATAACAAGCGTGGGATACTCAAGGAAGGGATCCATGAAAGCGGTGCTCGGGTCCGGTATGAGAAGCATGTCGCTCTCGTTAATCGCCTGGAACCCGCGAATGCTCGATCCATCGAAACCGACGCCCTCTTCAAAAATATCCTCGTCCAAAGTTTCGATGGGCGAAGAAAAATGCTGCCACACTCCCGGCATATCACAGAAGCGATAGTCCACCATCACAGCTTTTTTGTCCTTCGCCAGCTTGATCACGTCAGCGGGAGTCGTGCCCCCCTTCGCGGCGGAAGCGGCTTTCTTTTTCCCTCCGGTTGCCATTTCTAATATTCCTCCTTTTCATTTGATATGAACTCACAAGCGCATCCGGAACCGGAACAGCCCAGACCCTCCGGCCCATTTTTTTGATTCAGGTTACGGCCGCCTTCGAAGCCGCATCCCCCGACAACACAGCAGCCAAGCGCTCGCACAACGAGCGCAGTTTTTCCTTGTCTTCAATCTTCCGGCCGTCGGCATCGGTCATGTAAAAAGTATCCACCGCCCGGACGCCTTCGGTCGAAATCTTCGCCCGGGAAATCGAGATGCCGTCCTCGGCGAGATGCTTCGAAATCTGGACCAGCAGGCCGTGCCGGTCCGGGGCAATGACCTCCAGAACCGTTGCGTCATCGCTTGCCGTCAGGTCGTAGTCGACGTGCGTGGGCACATCGAAATAAGAACGCTGCTTCGGCCTCAGATATCTCCGGTTCTTGCGGAGGAGCGCGTCCAGCTCCGTCTTTTTCGATAGAAGCGCACCGAGAACTTCTTCCAGCTGGCCCCACAGGGAGTCGTCCGTAACGGCTTTCCCTTCATTATCCACCACCTGGAAAATGTCAACCACGAGCCCATCCTCGCGCGTATTGACCTTCGCATCGAGAATGCTGAGGTCGAACGCCGCCAGGGCCCCCGCGATCAAACCGAACAGGCCGAGCTGATCCCGGCACACGATCGTCAAAAGCGTATTTCCCAGCCGGCGACGATGCGTAATGTCCAGCGCCAGGATTCGGCCCTCTTTCTCCAGGCGCCGGGCCGCTTCCAGGTGGCGGAGAATGTTCTGCGGGGGCGTTACCATCCGGTAGCGCTCGGGCATCTCCTCGATATGCCGGCGAATCTCGGCTTCGCCGATCTTGCTCATCGTCGCACGGGCCTCGTACTGCACCTGTGTCAATACGTCCTCGATCCGCTTGGCCCGCTGGGTCTCCTCTCCGGATTCGAGGGCCCGCAGCGTTTTCCGGTAAAGCTCGTGGAGCAACGCTCCCCGCCAAGTGTTCCAGATGCCCGGCGCCACCGACTTCACGTCCGCATAGCTCAGGAGGTAGAGCATCTGGAGCTGCTCCACCGTCCCCACAGTCTCGGAAAAACGTTGGATCAGGACCGGATCCTCGATGTCACGGCGCTCCGCCGTATGAACCATTTCCATGTGGTTCACCACGAGAAATTCCATGACGCGCCCCTCATCCGCGGGGAGGCCAAAGCGCACGATCATAGCCGGCAGCAAGGCCGCGCTCTTGTGGACATGGCGGGGTCCA
Above is a window of bacterium DNA encoding:
- the glnA gene encoding type I glutamate--ammonia ligase; translated protein: MATGGKKKAASAAKGGTTPADVIKLAKDKKAVMVDYRFCDMPGVWQHFSSPIETLDEDIFEEGVGFDGSSIRGFQAINESDMLLIPDPSTAFMDPFLEYPTLVIICDIKDPVTLGFYDRDPRYTALKAEQYLISTGIGDVAYFGPEAEFFVFDDVRYATAQNHAFYEVDSVEAAWNTGRDEEPNLGYKLRYKEGYFPVPPSDTLQDMRSEMMLTMRDIGIVSEVHHHEVATAGQCEIDIRFDTLLKTADKLLKYKYVVRNVARRHGKTATFMPKPLFMDNGSGMHTHQSIWKKGKNLMFQSGTYGDLSQMALYYIGGLLHHAPALLGLTNPTTNSYRRLVPGYEAPINLMYSSRNRSACIRIPMYSHAEKSKRVELRCPDATCNPYLAFSAMLMAGLDGIQNKILPPEPIDKNLYDLEPGEKAKVPQTPADLAQALDNLERNHDFLLKGDVFTEDVIANWIAYKRINEVDAIRLRPHPHEFSLYYDI